The Sphingobium sp. BYY-5 genome contains a region encoding:
- a CDS encoding adenine phosphoribosyltransferase — MSIDSLTALIRPIPDFPKPGIMFRDVTTLLADGPGFAELVDRLTNVARPLDPDLIVGIEARGFILGAALAAALGKGFVPVRKKGKLPGKTVGIDYVLEYGTDRLELHEGQVPQGARVILVDDLIATGGTALAAAQLLREQGASVLMALFAVDLPDLGGKAALEADGVAAQALIAFEGE; from the coding sequence ATGAGCATCGACAGCCTGACGGCCCTCATCCGCCCCATCCCCGATTTTCCCAAGCCGGGCATCATGTTCCGGGACGTGACGACCCTGCTCGCCGATGGCCCCGGCTTTGCCGAACTGGTCGACCGGCTGACCAATGTCGCCCGGCCGCTCGATCCCGACCTGATCGTCGGTATCGAGGCGCGGGGCTTCATCCTGGGCGCGGCGCTGGCCGCGGCGCTGGGCAAGGGCTTCGTGCCGGTGCGCAAGAAGGGCAAGCTGCCGGGCAAGACGGTCGGCATCGACTATGTGCTGGAATATGGCACCGACCGGCTGGAACTGCATGAAGGGCAGGTGCCGCAAGGCGCGCGCGTCATCCTGGTCGACGACCTGATCGCCACTGGCGGCACCGCGCTCGCCGCCGCGCAACTGCTGCGCGAACAGGGCGCGAGCGTGCTGATGGCGCTCTTTGCCGTCGATCTGCCAGATCTGGGCGGCAAGGCCGCGCTGGAGGCCGACGGCGTCGCCGCGCAGGCGCTGATCGCCTTCGAGGGCGAATAG